The following proteins are co-located in the Telopea speciosissima isolate NSW1024214 ecotype Mountain lineage chromosome 9, Tspe_v1, whole genome shotgun sequence genome:
- the LOC122640430 gene encoding uncharacterized protein LOC122640430, translating into MGRKQGGLYINPKKFGTLRKPCMKEMVSFLNCLALNQNNDGKCVRQKELLSVCMDAQSGKSRKPWGSINYHLQRLSRGRK; encoded by the exons ATGGGTCGAAAACAAGGTGGATTGTATATCAATCCAAAGAAGTTTGGAACTCTTAGGAAACCTTGTATGAAGGAGATGGTATCATTCCTCAATTGCTTGGCGCTGAACCAGAACAATGATGGTAAATGTGTTCGGCAGAAGGAACTTCTGAGTGTATGCATGGATGCTCAG AGTGGGAAAAGCAGGAAGCCTTGGGGAAGCATCAATTATCACCTTCAGAGGCTTAGCAGAGGAAGGAAATAG